Proteins from a single region of Deltaproteobacteria bacterium:
- the thiH gene encoding 2-iminoacetate synthase ThiH → MSFLPEALRLLREPLEERLRATTEADVSRVLGRERISENDFLALLSPAAGACLEALASRAKDLTERHFGRTISLFTPLYVSNHCANRCRYCGFAATNTIPRSKLTIAEVRAEGEAIAATGLRQILLLTGEAPHTAGVPYLEDCVRVLRPLFPSIAIEVFPMETKDYARLIQAGVDSLTVFQETYDPTLYADLHPAGPKRNYAFRLDTPQRGAEAGMRVVNIGALLGLTDWRRELFVTGLHAAWLQKNYPGVDVAMSLPRMRPHAGDFEPACVVSDRDLVQAMTALRLFLPRLSITISTRETSGFRDNILPLGVTRMSAGVSTAVGGHAKPAETGQFEISDGRSVAEVCRMLRAKGYQPVFKDWEPLEVSA, encoded by the coding sequence ATGAGCTTTCTTCCCGAAGCCCTGCGTCTGCTCCGGGAACCCCTGGAAGAACGGCTGCGCGCCACGACCGAGGCCGACGTTTCACGAGTTCTCGGCCGGGAACGGATTTCCGAAAACGACTTTCTGGCCCTGCTTTCCCCGGCCGCGGGCGCCTGCCTGGAAGCCCTGGCCAGCCGGGCAAAAGATCTGACCGAACGCCATTTCGGTCGGACCATAAGTCTTTTCACGCCGCTCTATGTGTCCAACCACTGTGCCAATCGCTGCCGCTATTGTGGATTCGCGGCCACGAACACCATCCCGCGCAGCAAGCTGACCATCGCGGAGGTCCGGGCCGAGGGCGAGGCCATCGCGGCCACGGGGCTGCGCCAGATTCTGCTTCTGACCGGCGAAGCCCCGCACACGGCCGGCGTACCGTATCTGGAAGACTGCGTGCGCGTGCTGCGCCCGCTCTTTCCGTCCATCGCCATCGAAGTCTTCCCCATGGAAACAAAGGACTACGCCCGCCTGATCCAGGCCGGGGTGGACAGCCTGACCGTGTTTCAGGAAACCTACGATCCCACGCTCTACGCCGATCTCCATCCGGCCGGCCCCAAACGAAACTACGCCTTTCGCCTGGATACCCCCCAACGCGGCGCCGAGGCCGGCATGCGCGTGGTCAACATCGGAGCCCTGCTGGGTCTGACCGATTGGCGGCGGGAACTCTTTGTCACCGGTCTGCACGCGGCGTGGCTGCAAAAAAACTACCCCGGGGTGGACGTGGCCATGTCCCTGCCGCGCATGCGACCCCACGCCGGCGACTTCGAACCGGCCTGCGTGGTCTCGGACCGCGACCTGGTCCAGGCCATGACCGCCCTGCGCCTGTTTTTACCGCGCCTGTCCATCACCATTTCCACCCGTGAGACGTCCGGATTCCGGGACAATATCCTTCCCCTGGGCGTAACGCGCATGTCCGCCGGCGTGAGCACGGCCGTGGGCGGCCACGCCAAGCCCGCTGAAACCGGACAATTCGAGATCTCCGACGGCCGAAGCGTGGCCGAAGTCTGTCGGATGCTGCGCGCCAAGGGCTACCAACCCGTCTTCAAGGACTGGGAACCCCTGGAGGTTTCGGCGTGA